A stretch of Mycobacterium sp. ITM-2016-00316 DNA encodes these proteins:
- a CDS encoding cell wall metabolism sensor histidine kinase WalK: MDLNDRLYRALGLPKRILSLRTIVIVAALGVVLTVIIIGTWVWIGITNEQYSQLDRRLDSISSLGDVSTLLSSAMADETDAPVTDPDLVRTARIGGATVSIPADVVLPEFPVGFETTTINGTEYRVRTFSAGQASIALGATLTDTKHQIDSQHRRVLLISGGVIAGTALVGWIISAVMITPFRRLAQQARAINAQSNPDEVNVRGVWEASEIGEAVEGMLARIGDEQQRTKAALESARDFAAVASHELRTPLTAMRTNLEVLATLDMPDEQRVEVLGDVIRTQSRIEATLSALERLAQGQLSTSDDHAPVDLTELLDRAAHDAMRVYPELDVSLVPAPTVLILGLAAGLRLAVDNAIANAVKHGDATRVQLSAVSSREGVEIAVDDDGCGIPEEERTKVFERFSRGSTASHSGSGLGLALVAQQAELHGGTASLEASPLGGTRLLLKLPGPH; the protein is encoded by the coding sequence GTGGACCTGAACGACCGGCTGTACCGCGCGCTGGGCCTTCCCAAGCGCATCCTGTCGCTGCGCACCATCGTCATCGTGGCCGCGCTCGGGGTCGTGCTGACCGTCATCATCATCGGTACCTGGGTGTGGATCGGTATCACCAACGAGCAGTACAGCCAGCTGGACCGGCGCCTCGACTCGATCAGCAGTCTCGGGGACGTCAGCACCCTGCTCAGCAGCGCCATGGCCGACGAAACCGACGCCCCGGTGACCGACCCCGATCTGGTGCGCACCGCGCGCATCGGCGGCGCCACCGTGTCGATTCCCGCCGATGTGGTGCTGCCGGAGTTCCCGGTCGGTTTCGAGACCACCACCATCAACGGCACCGAATACCGGGTGCGTACCTTCTCCGCCGGGCAGGCTTCCATCGCCTTGGGCGCGACCCTCACCGATACCAAGCATCAGATCGACTCCCAGCACCGCCGGGTGCTGCTCATCAGCGGCGGCGTGATCGCCGGCACCGCCCTGGTCGGCTGGATCATCTCGGCGGTCATGATCACCCCGTTCCGCCGGCTGGCCCAGCAGGCCCGCGCCATCAACGCGCAGTCCAACCCGGACGAGGTCAATGTGCGCGGGGTGTGGGAGGCCAGCGAGATCGGCGAGGCCGTGGAGGGCATGCTGGCCCGCATCGGCGATGAACAGCAGCGCACCAAGGCCGCATTGGAGTCGGCCCGGGATTTCGCCGCGGTCGCCTCCCATGAGCTGCGCACCCCGCTGACCGCGATGCGGACCAACCTCGAAGTGCTGGCCACCCTGGACATGCCCGACGAACAACGCGTGGAGGTGCTCGGTGACGTCATCCGCACCCAATCCCGCATCGAGGCCACCCTGTCCGCGCTGGAGCGCCTCGCCCAGGGCCAGCTGTCCACCTCCGATGACCACGCGCCGGTCGACCTGACCGAACTGCTGGACCGTGCGGCGCACGACGCCATGCGGGTGTACCCGGAGCTGGACGTCTCACTGGTGCCCGCGCCGACGGTGCTGATCCTCGGCCTGGCGGCCGGCCTGCGGCTGGCCGTAGACAATGCGATCGCCAATGCGGTGAAACACGGTGACGCGACCCGGGTTCAGCTGTCGGCGGTGAGTTCCCGCGAGGGCGTGGAGATCGCGGTCGACGATGACGGCTGCGGCATCCCCGAGGAGGAACGAACCAAGGTCTTCGAGCGGTTCTCCCGGGGTTCGACCGCATCGCATTCCGGCTCGGGTCTCGGCCTCGCCCTGGTGGCCCAGCAGGCCGAATTACACGGTGGCACGGCATCATTGGAGGCCAGCCCGCTGGGCGGAACGCGCCTGCTGCTGAAACTACCCGGCCCGCACTAG
- a CDS encoding ABC transporter ATP-binding protein translates to MSTTDWRGKAVSADDENLPIDETICRRREARSLLGSLLRPYKSVVAVLAVVVVLENAARLSVPLLVQRGIDHGIPPIAAGGTAHELFLILGALCGVVALQATSRMYFLRRSGRIGQEILIELRRRLFRHFQRLDVAFHDRYTSGRVVARSTNDVDAIQDMLATGFDGLITAVLTMFGTAVLLLVLDWRLGLACLCAFPILVGLTMWFRSESSRTYLKVREAAALVIVQFVETMTGIKAVQAYNREPRNQEIFEDVADQYKSINERAFKLLAVFMPAVRLTGNLATGAVLLYGGYLVLEDQMTLGTLTAFLLYLRIFFEPMQEISQFFNTFQSASAALEKIAGVLDEDPDIEDPAHPVRLKDVKGHITFDDVHFSYVRDRPVLPSLKLDIPAGQTVALVGTTGAGKTTIAKLLARFYDPVSGSVTLDGTDLRDIAQADLRSHVVMVTQENFMFEGTVADNIRFGRPSATDAEVREAAIAVGADRFIDALPEGYLTDVAKRGGRLSAGQRQLIAFARAFLADPAVLILDEATSSLDIPSERMVQQALATVLADRTAVVIAHRLSTVQIADRVLVLEHGEVVEDGPPAELIGGDGRFAALHRAWVESLA, encoded by the coding sequence GTGAGCACCACCGACTGGCGGGGCAAGGCCGTCTCCGCCGATGACGAGAACCTGCCCATCGACGAGACGATCTGCCGGCGCCGGGAGGCGCGCTCGCTGCTGGGATCGCTCCTGCGGCCCTACAAGTCGGTGGTGGCGGTGCTCGCCGTGGTCGTCGTGCTGGAGAACGCGGCCCGGCTGTCGGTGCCGCTGCTGGTGCAGCGCGGTATCGACCACGGCATCCCGCCGATCGCCGCCGGCGGCACCGCGCACGAACTGTTCCTGATCCTGGGCGCCCTGTGCGGTGTGGTGGCGCTGCAGGCCACCAGCCGGATGTACTTCCTGCGCCGGTCCGGCCGGATCGGCCAGGAAATCCTGATCGAGCTGCGCCGCAGGCTTTTCCGGCATTTCCAGCGCCTCGACGTGGCGTTCCACGACCGCTACACCTCGGGGCGGGTGGTGGCGCGATCGACCAACGACGTCGACGCCATCCAGGACATGCTGGCCACCGGATTCGACGGTCTGATCACCGCGGTGCTGACCATGTTCGGCACCGCCGTGTTGCTGCTCGTGCTGGACTGGCGGCTCGGCCTGGCCTGCCTGTGCGCGTTCCCGATCCTGGTGGGTCTGACGATGTGGTTCCGCAGCGAGTCCTCGCGCACCTACCTCAAGGTGCGCGAGGCCGCCGCGCTGGTCATCGTGCAGTTCGTCGAGACCATGACCGGCATCAAGGCGGTGCAGGCCTACAACCGGGAACCGCGCAACCAGGAGATCTTCGAAGACGTTGCCGACCAGTACAAGTCGATCAACGAGCGAGCATTCAAACTGTTGGCGGTCTTCATGCCCGCGGTGCGGCTGACCGGCAACCTCGCCACCGGCGCGGTGTTGCTCTACGGCGGATATCTGGTGCTGGAAGACCAGATGACGCTGGGCACCCTGACCGCCTTCCTGCTGTACCTGCGCATCTTCTTCGAACCCATGCAGGAGATCTCGCAGTTCTTCAACACCTTCCAGTCCGCATCGGCGGCGCTGGAGAAGATCGCCGGCGTGCTCGACGAGGATCCCGATATCGAGGACCCGGCGCATCCGGTGCGGTTGAAGGACGTGAAGGGCCACATCACCTTCGACGATGTGCACTTCTCCTATGTTCGAGACCGCCCGGTGCTGCCGTCGCTCAAGCTGGACATCCCGGCCGGGCAGACCGTCGCGCTGGTCGGGACCACCGGCGCGGGCAAGACCACCATCGCCAAACTGCTGGCCCGCTTCTATGACCCGGTCAGCGGATCGGTGACGCTGGATGGCACCGACCTGCGTGATATCGCCCAGGCCGATCTGCGTTCGCATGTGGTGATGGTGACCCAGGAGAACTTCATGTTCGAGGGCACTGTCGCCGACAACATCCGGTTCGGCCGGCCGTCGGCCACCGACGCCGAGGTCCGCGAGGCGGCCATCGCGGTGGGTGCAGACCGGTTCATCGACGCGCTGCCCGAGGGGTATCTGACCGATGTCGCCAAGCGCGGCGGCCGGCTCTCGGCCGGGCAGCGCCAGCTCATCGCGTTCGCCCGCGCGTTCCTGGCGGACCCGGCGGTGCTGATCCTCGACGAGGCCACCTCGTCGTTGGACATCCCGAGCGAACGGATGGTGCAGCAGGCCCTGGCCACGGTGCTGGCCGACCGCACCGCGGTGGTGATCGCGCACCGGTTGTCCACGGTGCAGATCGCCGACCGGGTGCTGGTGCTCGAACACGGCGAGGTGGTCGAGGACGGCCCGCCGGCCGAGTTGATCGGCGGCGACGGCCGATTCGCCGCGCTGCACCGCGCGTGGGTGGAGTCGTTGGCATGA
- a CDS encoding DHA2 family efflux MFS transporter permease subunit codes for MTPRRKAIVLASCCLSLLIVSMDATIVNVAIPSIRADLGATASQLQWVIDVYTLVLASLLMLSGAMGDRFGRRRVFQAGLLIFAIGSLLCSLAPGIDALIAARFLQAIGGSMLNPVALSIISQVFTGPVERARAIGIWGAVVGISMALGPTVGGLLIHLISWRAVFWINLPICLAAIVLTAIFVPETRSATMRNIDPVGQLLAVAFLFGAVFTLIEGPALGWDNVRVIAAGAASVLTFAAFLRYESRRTDPFIDLRFFRSVPFASATVIAICAFASWGALLFMMSLYLQGARGYSAVQTGLIYLPIAVGALVFSPLSGRLVGRYGARPSLLVSGVMIAVASTVLALLPESAPVWALMTVFAVFGIGFSMVNAPITNAAVSGMPLDRAGAASAVTSTSRQIGVSIGVALCGSVAGAALAGTGDFTAAARPLWLVCVALGVVITVLGFVSTSPRAMDSARRLAPLIDAPKAAADA; via the coding sequence CTGACGCCACGACGCAAGGCGATCGTCCTCGCGTCCTGTTGTCTGAGTTTGCTGATCGTGTCGATGGACGCCACCATCGTCAACGTCGCGATCCCGTCGATCCGCGCCGATCTGGGTGCGACGGCATCCCAGCTGCAGTGGGTCATCGACGTCTACACCCTGGTGCTCGCCTCGCTGCTGATGCTCTCCGGCGCCATGGGTGACCGCTTCGGCCGGCGCCGGGTATTCCAGGCCGGACTGTTGATCTTCGCGATCGGCTCGCTGCTGTGCAGCCTGGCTCCGGGCATCGACGCCCTGATCGCCGCGCGGTTCCTGCAGGCCATCGGCGGCTCGATGCTCAATCCGGTGGCGTTGTCCATCATCTCGCAGGTGTTCACCGGCCCAGTCGAACGTGCCCGGGCGATCGGTATCTGGGGCGCGGTGGTGGGTATCTCCATGGCGCTGGGCCCCACCGTCGGCGGCCTGCTCATCCACCTGATCAGCTGGCGGGCGGTGTTCTGGATCAACCTGCCGATCTGCCTGGCGGCCATCGTGCTGACGGCGATCTTCGTGCCGGAGACCCGTTCGGCGACGATGCGCAACATCGACCCGGTCGGCCAACTGCTGGCGGTGGCGTTCCTGTTCGGCGCCGTCTTCACCCTCATCGAGGGTCCCGCGCTGGGCTGGGACAACGTGCGGGTCATCGCCGCGGGCGCGGCGTCGGTGCTGACCTTCGCGGCCTTCCTGCGTTATGAGTCGCGGCGCACCGACCCGTTCATCGATCTGCGCTTCTTCCGCAGCGTGCCGTTCGCCTCCGCGACGGTGATCGCCATCTGCGCGTTCGCCTCCTGGGGCGCGCTGCTGTTCATGATGTCGCTGTATCTGCAGGGTGCGCGCGGCTATTCGGCCGTCCAGACCGGATTGATCTACCTGCCGATCGCGGTCGGGGCGCTGGTGTTCTCGCCGTTGTCGGGTCGGCTCGTGGGCCGCTACGGGGCCCGGCCCTCCCTGCTGGTATCCGGGGTGATGATCGCGGTGGCCTCCACCGTGCTGGCGCTGCTGCCGGAGTCCGCCCCGGTGTGGGCGCTGATGACGGTGTTCGCGGTGTTCGGTATCGGCTTCTCGATGGTCAACGCGCCCATCACCAACGCGGCGGTCAGCGGGATGCCGCTGGACCGGGCCGGTGCCGCCTCCGCGGTGACCAGCACCAGCCGCCAGATCGGCGTGAGTATCGGTGTGGCCCTGTGTGGTTCGGTGGCCGGTGCGGCGCTGGCCGGCACCGGGGACTTCACCGCCGCGGCCCGTCCGCTCTGGCTGGTGTGTGTGGCGCTGGGCGTGGTCATCACCGTGCTGGGCTTCGTGTCGACATCGCCGCGAGCCATGGACTCGGCCCGCAGACTCGCCCCGCTCATCGACGCCCCGAAGGCGGCGGCCGATGCCTGA
- a CDS encoding OmpA family protein, with the protein MSEPGATRFSRRPPGAGWLAALIAVPLVLALIGSGGWNQTEDSLPLAEINTQATPTPSTGARATVLMAPLSLQHSGNDVVFSGQVPDELSRTFALDRARTMLPGSDVIDLLTVIDGITAVDLAGLDPVLTAAAALPDFGFSIDGGDIVLTGTATSEAIATGVEDAVQSAWPDLAVVDDIAVITPGVAPQAPTSPGLTGGCADLQQAISGLLRTPIQFDANGSRVADSSAPLLAQLADELQACPDARVSVIGHSDDAGTDAVNLSVSVSRAKAVADALISRGVRPRLVTSQGVGSSEPVASNDSESGREQNRRIEIMVSAGG; encoded by the coding sequence ATGTCCGAGCCCGGCGCGACCCGCTTCTCCCGGCGGCCGCCGGGCGCTGGCTGGCTGGCCGCCCTCATCGCGGTGCCGCTGGTCCTCGCGCTGATCGGGTCGGGCGGGTGGAATCAGACCGAGGACTCGCTGCCGCTCGCCGAGATCAACACGCAGGCCACCCCGACCCCCAGCACCGGTGCGCGTGCCACCGTGTTGATGGCGCCACTGTCGTTGCAGCACAGCGGTAATGACGTTGTGTTCAGTGGTCAGGTGCCCGATGAGCTGTCGCGCACGTTTGCTCTGGACCGGGCCCGGACGATGCTGCCGGGCTCCGATGTCATCGACCTGCTGACCGTCATCGACGGAATCACCGCGGTCGACCTGGCCGGTCTGGACCCGGTGCTGACCGCCGCGGCGGCGCTGCCGGACTTCGGGTTCAGCATCGACGGCGGCGATATCGTCCTCACCGGTACCGCCACGTCCGAGGCGATCGCCACCGGTGTGGAGGACGCGGTGCAGTCCGCGTGGCCCGATCTCGCGGTGGTCGACGATATCGCGGTGATCACGCCCGGTGTGGCGCCGCAGGCACCGACGAGTCCGGGCCTGACCGGCGGGTGCGCCGATCTGCAGCAAGCCATCTCGGGCCTGCTCCGTACCCCGATCCAGTTCGACGCCAACGGGTCCCGGGTGGCGGACAGTTCGGCACCGCTGCTCGCCCAACTGGCCGACGAGTTGCAGGCCTGCCCGGACGCGAGGGTGTCGGTCATCGGTCACTCCGATGATGCCGGCACCGATGCGGTCAATCTCTCGGTCAGCGTGAGTCGGGCGAAAGCTGTCGCCGACGCCCTGATCTCGAGGGGGGTGCGCCCTCGACTGGTGACCTCGCAGGGGGTGGGTTCATCCGAGCCCGTCGCGAGCAATGACAGCGAGTCGGGCCGGGAGCAGAACCGTCGTATCGAGATCATGGTCAGCGCAGGGGGATGA
- a CDS encoding NAD(P)/FAD-dependent oxidoreductase has translation MAPDQDIVIVGGGHNGLVAAAYLARAGRRVTLLERLDHVGGAAVSAHAFDGVDARLSRYSYLVSLLPRRIIEDLGARFRLARRRYSSYTPDPATRGATGLLIGPRNTFAAIGAGPDEARFNEFYRRTRLVTGAVWPTLMSPLTTRNTIHNRVLAAGDPAAGAAWQSLIETPIGRTVTEAVRHDLVRGVIATDALIGTFAATDDPSLVQNICFLYHLLGGGTGDWDVPVGGMGAVTGALSAAACGFGAEIRTGAEVYAISPDGDVSYRTRDGEHTIHGRHVLAGVTPAVLARLLGEQEPKVAPGAQIKVNLMLKRLPRLRDQWVGPEQAFAGTFHINETLRQLDGAYAAASSGAIPDPLPCEVYCHSLTDPSILSEPLRSSGAHTLTVFGLHTPHGLLAEMDPDTARIKLAAAALHSLNSVLAEPIQDVVMHDADGRPCVEAKTTTDLENALGMTAGNIFHGALGWPFAEDDEELDTPARRWGVATDHDAILLCGSGTRRGGAVSGIGGHNAAMAVLES, from the coding sequence GTGGCCCCAGACCAAGACATCGTGATCGTCGGAGGTGGGCACAACGGTCTCGTCGCGGCGGCGTACCTGGCCCGCGCGGGACGTCGGGTCACGCTGCTGGAACGGCTGGACCATGTCGGGGGCGCCGCGGTGTCCGCGCACGCCTTCGACGGTGTGGATGCACGGTTGTCCCGCTACTCCTATCTGGTGAGCTTGTTACCGCGTCGCATCATCGAGGATCTCGGCGCCCGGTTCCGGCTGGCACGTCGCCGTTACTCGTCCTACACGCCGGATCCGGCGACCCGGGGCGCCACCGGTTTGTTGATCGGCCCGCGAAACACCTTCGCCGCCATCGGCGCAGGGCCCGACGAGGCGCGGTTCAACGAGTTCTACCGGCGCACACGGCTGGTGACCGGCGCCGTGTGGCCGACGCTGATGTCACCGCTGACCACCCGCAACACCATCCACAACCGCGTGCTGGCCGCCGGTGACCCGGCCGCCGGCGCCGCCTGGCAGTCGCTGATCGAGACACCCATCGGGCGCACCGTCACCGAGGCGGTGCGCCACGACCTGGTGCGCGGGGTGATCGCCACCGACGCACTGATCGGCACCTTCGCCGCCACCGACGACCCGTCGCTGGTGCAGAACATCTGTTTCCTCTACCACCTGCTCGGCGGCGGAACCGGCGACTGGGACGTCCCGGTCGGCGGAATGGGCGCGGTCACCGGTGCGTTGAGTGCGGCCGCCTGCGGTTTCGGCGCCGAGATCCGCACCGGCGCCGAGGTGTACGCGATCAGCCCGGACGGTGACGTCAGCTACCGCACCCGCGATGGTGAGCACACCATCCACGGTCGGCACGTGCTTGCCGGGGTGACCCCCGCGGTGCTGGCCCGGCTGCTCGGCGAGCAGGAGCCGAAAGTCGCTCCGGGCGCTCAGATCAAGGTCAATCTGATGCTGAAGAGGTTGCCCCGGCTGCGCGACCAGTGGGTCGGCCCGGAGCAGGCGTTCGCCGGCACGTTCCACATCAACGAGACACTGCGTCAGCTGGACGGTGCCTATGCGGCAGCGTCGTCGGGCGCGATACCCGATCCGCTGCCGTGCGAGGTGTACTGCCACTCGTTGACCGATCCCAGCATCCTGTCGGAACCGTTGCGCAGCAGCGGCGCCCACACCCTGACCGTGTTCGGACTGCACACCCCGCACGGCCTGCTCGCGGAAATGGATCCGGACACCGCCCGCATCAAACTGGCTGCGGCGGCTCTGCATTCGCTGAACTCGGTGCTGGCCGAGCCGATCCAGGACGTCGTGATGCATGATGCGGACGGACGGCCGTGCGTGGAGGCCAAGACCACCACCGACCTGGAGAACGCACTGGGCATGACCGCGGGCAACATCTTTCACGGCGCGCTGGGCTGGCCGTTCGCCGAAGATGACGAGGAGCTCGACACCCCGGCACGGCGCTGGGGTGTGGCCACCGACCACGACGCCATCCTGCTGTGCGGTTCGGGTACCCGCCGCGGCGGCGCGGTGTCCGGTATCGGCGGGCACAATGCGGCGATGGCCGTACTGGAGAGCTAG
- a CDS encoding FKBP-type peptidyl-prolyl cis-trans isomerase, whose translation MATKPEIEFPDGPAPAELVIEDVTVGDGAEAVPGGTVQVHYLGVEYDTGEEFDSSWNRGEAISFPLRGLIQGWQDGIPGMKVGGRRKLTIPPELAYGPAGGGHQLSGKTLIFVIDLLAAR comes from the coding sequence GTGGCAACGAAACCCGAGATTGAATTTCCCGATGGCCCCGCGCCCGCCGAGCTGGTCATCGAAGACGTGACGGTCGGCGACGGCGCCGAGGCGGTGCCGGGTGGCACCGTGCAGGTGCATTACCTGGGCGTCGAGTACGACACCGGTGAAGAATTCGACAGCTCGTGGAACCGCGGCGAGGCCATCTCGTTCCCGCTGCGGGGTCTCATCCAGGGCTGGCAGGACGGTATCCCCGGCATGAAGGTCGGTGGCCGTCGCAAGCTCACCATCCCGCCGGAGCTGGCCTACGGTCCGGCCGGTGGCGGACACCAGTTGTCGGGCAAGACGCTCATATTCGTGATCGATCTGCTCGCAGCTCGCTGA
- a CDS encoding ABC transporter ATP-binding protein: MSGLQSVPAIAPPPRRIRSSSDILRLLPYLKPYRVRWIAMVVAAFVSLAATVSVPLLTKAVIDGPVREKDSAGLWTLGLAATALLVMEAVLWFIRRWLVARATMGVEADIRKDLYARLQILPMSFHGNWQSGQLLSRVMNDLSAIRQFLSFGLLFLMLNVVQIIVVTTILLAMYWPLGVVVVVAIVPITLTILHFQRQFTLLSRQSQDQAGNVATHVEESALGLRVIKSFGREEHAYRGFDERATGLFDTEVRKVGVSAKFWTLLEVIPNITLIIVLGFGAYAAGHGLVTMGTLVAFITMMLSLVWPIASLGFLLSMTQESMTAANRVAEIFDEPRTISDGPRAEAPRGGRLELVDVGFRFPDSEHWALRHVNLAVESGETVALVGATGSGKSVLAALLSRLHDVSEGAILVDGTDIRELSLPALRHTVATAFEDPTLFSMSVAENLRLGSPDATEERLAEAIDVAAAGFVYDLPFGLDTRIGEQGMSLSGGQRQRLSLARAIIADPRILVLDDTLSALDVHTEAEVTEALGRVLRDVTGIVVAHRASTVLLADRVALLEGGTVTRVGTHAELLADAPEYRYLLAADEELAGVDQ; encoded by the coding sequence GTGTCAGGACTGCAATCGGTGCCGGCGATCGCGCCGCCACCGCGGCGCATCAGGTCGTCCTCGGACATCCTGCGGCTGCTGCCGTACCTGAAGCCCTACCGGGTCCGCTGGATCGCGATGGTGGTGGCGGCGTTCGTCAGCCTGGCCGCCACGGTGTCGGTGCCCCTGCTCACCAAGGCCGTCATCGACGGCCCGGTGCGCGAGAAGGATTCCGCGGGCCTGTGGACGCTGGGGCTGGCGGCCACCGCCCTGCTGGTCATGGAGGCGGTGCTGTGGTTCATCCGGCGCTGGCTGGTGGCCCGCGCGACCATGGGCGTCGAGGCCGATATCCGTAAGGACCTCTACGCCCGGCTGCAGATCCTGCCGATGTCGTTCCACGGCAACTGGCAGTCGGGTCAGCTGCTGTCGCGGGTGATGAACGATCTGAGCGCCATCCGGCAGTTCCTGTCCTTCGGGCTGCTGTTCCTGATGCTCAACGTCGTCCAGATCATCGTGGTGACGACCATCCTGCTGGCGATGTACTGGCCGCTGGGTGTCGTCGTGGTGGTGGCCATCGTGCCGATCACGCTGACGATCCTGCACTTCCAGCGGCAGTTCACCCTGTTGTCCCGGCAGTCTCAGGATCAGGCGGGCAATGTCGCCACCCACGTCGAGGAATCCGCGCTCGGGCTGCGGGTGATCAAGTCCTTCGGCCGTGAGGAGCACGCCTACCGCGGCTTCGACGAGCGGGCCACCGGTCTGTTCGACACCGAGGTGCGCAAGGTCGGGGTGTCCGCCAAGTTCTGGACGCTGCTGGAGGTCATCCCGAACATCACGCTGATCATCGTGCTCGGGTTCGGTGCGTACGCCGCGGGCCACGGCCTGGTCACCATGGGCACGCTGGTCGCGTTCATCACCATGATGCTGTCCCTGGTGTGGCCGATCGCCTCGCTGGGCTTCCTGCTGTCGATGACCCAGGAATCGATGACGGCGGCCAACCGGGTCGCCGAGATCTTCGACGAGCCCCGCACGATCAGCGACGGACCGCGCGCTGAGGCGCCGCGCGGCGGCCGGCTGGAACTTGTCGACGTCGGGTTCCGCTTTCCGGACAGCGAGCACTGGGCGCTGCGGCACGTGAACCTCGCGGTGGAGTCCGGGGAGACCGTCGCCCTGGTCGGTGCCACGGGATCCGGGAAATCCGTGCTGGCCGCGTTGCTGTCCCGGCTGCACGATGTCAGCGAGGGCGCGATCCTGGTCGACGGCACCGATATCCGTGAGCTGTCGCTGCCTGCGCTGCGCCACACCGTGGCGACCGCCTTCGAGGACCCGACGCTGTTCTCCATGTCGGTGGCCGAGAACCTTCGCCTCGGTAGCCCGGACGCGACCGAGGAGCGGTTGGCCGAGGCCATCGACGTGGCGGCCGCCGGGTTCGTCTACGACCTGCCGTTCGGTCTGGACACCCGCATCGGTGAGCAGGGCATGAGCCTGTCCGGTGGTCAGCGGCAACGCCTTTCGCTGGCCCGCGCCATCATCGCCGACCCGCGCATCCTGGTGCTCGACGACACCCTGTCGGCGCTGGACGTGCACACCGAGGCCGAGGTCACCGAGGCGCTGGGCCGGGTGCTGCGTGATGTCACCGGCATCGTGGTGGCACACCGGGCCTCCACGGTGCTGCTCGCCGACCGGGTTGCCCTGCTGGAGGGCGGCACCGTCACCCGGGTGGGGACGCACGCCGAGCTGCTGGCCGACGCGCCGGAGTACCGGTATCTGCTGGCCGCCGATGAGGAACTGGCCGGGGTAGACCAGTGA
- a CDS encoding MarR family winged helix-turn-helix transcriptional regulator, translated as MPDQLADEVWRLMSSTVINNQDTWKRAVVDRTGLPFSRIRILTRLAREPLSVKQIAAAATIDAPAATVAVNDLEERGLVVRQVDPGNRRSKTVSLTPAGRELLAVIDTVENPAPAPLRRLGATDLAALQALLEKLG; from the coding sequence ATGCCTGATCAGCTGGCCGACGAGGTCTGGCGCCTGATGTCGTCGACGGTGATCAACAACCAGGACACCTGGAAACGCGCCGTGGTGGACCGGACCGGTCTGCCGTTCAGCAGGATTCGCATCCTCACCCGGTTGGCCCGCGAGCCGCTGTCGGTCAAGCAGATCGCGGCCGCTGCCACGATCGATGCCCCCGCCGCGACCGTGGCCGTCAACGATCTGGAGGAGCGCGGTCTGGTGGTCCGGCAGGTCGACCCGGGCAACCGCCGCTCCAAGACGGTGTCGCTCACCCCCGCCGGGCGTGAGCTGCTCGCTGTCATCGATACCGTCGAGAACCCGGCACCCGCACCGTTGCGTCGCCTCGGTGCTACGGATCTTGCTGCGCTGCAGGCGCTTCTGGAAAAGCTGGGTTGA
- a CDS encoding ion transporter, which yields MNSTPSLVARAKALVADPVFDVVMMSVILVNAVVLGVETFQPLADAHRGLFGTLNNAILGIYVVELLIRITACGWNPREFVKDGWNIFDFLVVVASLLPWLRENAMLLRLIRLLRIVRIVRFLPDLRVIVAAVGRSVPGVASLAAGTVLLIYIYGMIGWVLFSGHDPDNYGNIGVAMLTMFLMLTLENLPDNIAMGLEISPWTVVFFVSYAVLASFLIFNLFIGIVLNSMEEARSADRKEHETDDLLARLRAARTALEEAETELAKTHRRP from the coding sequence GTGAATTCGACTCCGTCCCTGGTGGCGCGGGCCAAGGCGCTGGTCGCCGACCCCGTGTTCGACGTCGTGATGATGTCGGTGATCCTCGTCAACGCGGTGGTCCTGGGTGTGGAGACCTTCCAGCCCCTTGCCGACGCGCACCGTGGACTGTTCGGCACGCTCAACAACGCCATCCTCGGCATCTACGTCGTCGAACTGCTGATCCGGATCACCGCCTGCGGCTGGAATCCGCGGGAGTTCGTCAAGGACGGCTGGAACATCTTCGACTTCCTCGTCGTGGTCGCGTCGCTGCTGCCGTGGTTGCGGGAGAACGCGATGCTGCTGCGGCTGATCCGGCTGCTGCGCATCGTGCGCATCGTGCGGTTCCTGCCCGACCTGCGGGTCATCGTCGCCGCCGTGGGCCGCAGTGTGCCCGGTGTCGCCTCGCTGGCCGCCGGCACGGTGCTGCTGATCTACATCTACGGGATGATCGGCTGGGTGCTGTTCAGTGGGCACGATCCCGACAACTACGGGAACATCGGCGTCGCGATGCTGACGATGTTCCTGATGCTCACCCTGGAGAACCTGCCGGACAACATCGCGATGGGCCTGGAGATCTCACCGTGGACGGTGGTGTTCTTCGTCTCCTATGCGGTGCTGGCGAGTTTCCTCATTTTCAACCTCTTCATCGGCATCGTGCTGAATTCGATGGAGGAGGCGCGCTCGGCGGATCGCAAGGAACACGAGACCGACGACCTGCTGGCCAGGCTGCGGGCCGCGCGGACAGCATTGGAGGAGGCCGAGACCGAACTGGCGAAAACCCACCGCCGGCCCTGA